One part of the Ochrobactrum quorumnocens genome encodes these proteins:
- a CDS encoding LysR family transcriptional regulator: MDQLSAMRAFLRVVETGNFTRASASLNVPKATISNLIQGLEAHLRTKLLNRTTRRVLVTPDGALYYERAARLLSDLEELDGSLSSAQTLPKGRLRVEMASAVANLIIIPALLEFHQRYPDIQIDLGVSDRPVDYVAENVDCAIRIGDLTDQSLIARRIGDMHFIACASAEYLDRCSTPQHPSDLSRDCYVVGYFRPLTGQQTPFHFRRGTEEVEISGRYIVAANESTTYLAAARAGLGVVQAPFFMVQDDIEKGTLRPVLQDWQIDPMPIHLVYPPNRHLSNRLRVFADWVVKVVARSQNLAPSATKGSGR; encoded by the coding sequence ATGGATCAACTTTCGGCCATGCGCGCGTTTCTCCGGGTCGTTGAAACCGGAAACTTCACACGCGCTTCCGCGTCTCTCAACGTGCCCAAGGCCACAATCAGTAATCTTATCCAGGGGTTGGAAGCCCATCTTCGTACAAAACTCCTCAATCGTACGACCCGCCGTGTTCTCGTAACACCGGACGGCGCACTTTACTATGAGCGGGCTGCACGATTGCTTTCCGATCTGGAGGAACTGGATGGCAGTCTTTCGAGCGCTCAAACCCTGCCGAAAGGGCGGTTGCGCGTGGAAATGGCGAGTGCCGTTGCAAATCTCATCATCATTCCGGCTCTACTCGAGTTTCATCAGCGCTATCCGGATATCCAGATTGATCTTGGCGTATCGGATCGTCCTGTCGATTATGTGGCGGAGAACGTTGACTGCGCGATTCGTATTGGTGATCTGACAGATCAATCTCTGATCGCGCGACGCATTGGCGACATGCATTTCATCGCCTGCGCCTCAGCTGAATATCTTGATCGCTGTTCGACACCGCAACATCCATCAGATTTGAGCAGAGACTGTTATGTCGTGGGGTATTTCCGACCTTTGACTGGCCAACAGACGCCATTTCATTTCAGGCGTGGCACTGAAGAGGTCGAGATCAGTGGCCGTTACATCGTAGCCGCAAATGAATCGACAACTTACCTCGCGGCAGCGCGGGCCGGGCTGGGTGTTGTGCAGGCTCCATTCTTCATGGTCCAGGACGATATTGAGAAAGGTACTTTGCGCCCGGTTTTGCAAGACTGGCAAATCGACCCGATGCCGATTCATCTTGTTTATCCACCAAATCGCCATCTTAGTAATCGTTTGCGCGTATTTGCCGATTGGGTGGTCAAGGTTGTGGCTCGCTCGCAAAATCTTGCACCAAGCGCAACAAAGGGATCAGGCCGCTAG
- a CDS encoding efflux RND transporter periplasmic adaptor subunit, producing the protein MTSNIARRVLWGAGLGILLSAAGGGAIFFGAPYLNADAATDVSVSPPAVPVSVTQAESRSINSWEEFSGRLEAIERVEIRPRVGGAIQKAHFREGSLVKQGDLLITIDPEPYAAAVDKAKAQVSAEEARTALAKTELERGRQLVTTRTIAQSGLDQRSSAYDEAQASLRSAKAALRSAELDLQYTEVRAPISGRVGRLDVTAGNLVAASSASPVLTTLVSVDPIYASFSANEEVVTKALARLATSPGGSAIERIPVQIGTAADDGTPISGHIQLINNEVDATTGTIRVRAAIDNPDGRLIPGQFVRIRFGEPDPDQKLVVSDRAISSDQDKKFVFVVGADNKVEYRQVVLGRNYDGLRIVESGLKAGENIVVNGLQRIRPGVVVAPQPVTETLAKN; encoded by the coding sequence ATGACCTCGAACATTGCCCGCCGGGTCCTATGGGGCGCCGGCCTCGGTATTCTATTGTCCGCAGCAGGTGGCGGTGCCATTTTCTTTGGCGCTCCGTACCTCAATGCTGACGCGGCTACCGATGTTTCCGTTTCTCCGCCTGCCGTTCCAGTTTCGGTTACTCAGGCCGAGTCCCGCTCGATCAACAGCTGGGAAGAGTTTTCCGGCCGTCTGGAAGCAATCGAACGCGTCGAAATTCGCCCACGCGTTGGCGGCGCGATTCAGAAAGCGCATTTCCGCGAAGGCAGCCTCGTCAAGCAGGGCGATCTGCTGATCACTATTGATCCAGAGCCTTATGCAGCAGCCGTCGACAAAGCCAAGGCGCAAGTTTCTGCCGAAGAAGCGCGTACAGCGCTGGCCAAAACCGAACTTGAACGTGGACGTCAGTTGGTAACGACGCGCACGATCGCTCAGAGCGGTCTTGATCAGCGTTCAAGCGCTTATGATGAGGCACAGGCCAGCCTTCGTTCAGCCAAGGCAGCACTCCGTTCTGCCGAACTCGACCTCCAATATACAGAAGTACGTGCGCCGATCTCTGGTCGTGTCGGACGGCTGGATGTCACCGCAGGCAACCTTGTTGCCGCAAGTTCAGCCTCCCCGGTTCTGACCACGCTTGTTTCAGTCGATCCGATTTACGCAAGCTTCAGCGCCAATGAGGAAGTGGTTACGAAGGCACTGGCAAGGCTAGCCACTTCGCCCGGCGGTAGCGCCATTGAGCGCATTCCGGTTCAGATCGGTACAGCGGCAGATGATGGCACACCAATTTCCGGCCATATCCAGCTCATCAACAACGAAGTCGATGCCACCACCGGCACAATCCGTGTTCGCGCGGCAATCGACAATCCAGATGGCAGGCTCATTCCGGGCCAATTTGTCCGCATCCGCTTTGGTGAGCCAGACCCGGATCAGAAGCTCGTCGTGAGCGATCGCGCTATCTCATCCGATCAGGACAAGAAGTTCGTCTTCGTGGTGGGTGCCGACAACAAGGTTGAATACCGACAAGTAGTGCTCGGCCGCAACTATGACGGTCTGCGCATCGTAGAAAGTGGCCTTAAGGCTGGCGAGAACATCGTCGTTAACGGCCTGCAGCGCATTCGTCCCGGTGTCGTCGTGGCCCCGCAGCCGGTCACAGAAACGCTTGCCAAAAACTGA
- a CDS encoding alpha/beta hydrolase, with the protein MSEKFTVGTMQAGDTTCTARIYRGAKLLSPPPVVLHLHGGAFSVSCLGACERVAETLAEAGAVVVSPEYSSACLNPFPAALEIAYSIMTSMRARCPEFAHKKSMLFVAGEEAGGNIAAGLALMARDQNLTELKGQILLSPMLDPCLATASFRKYCPESAVQSMADGWQNYLGECAGFTHPYAAPALCTRLAGLVPTLLVSSAQCPMRDETQAYAERLRQAGVKVQSHILPGKAGWIPENKVAGTEWSPQEHKLIDLFSDFFRQSGAKQIAA; encoded by the coding sequence ATGAGCGAGAAATTCACGGTTGGAACAATGCAGGCTGGCGACACCACCTGCACGGCACGCATCTATCGCGGTGCCAAATTGCTTTCGCCGCCGCCAGTGGTACTGCATCTCCACGGTGGAGCTTTTTCGGTCAGCTGTCTTGGTGCCTGCGAGCGCGTTGCTGAAACACTTGCCGAGGCAGGTGCAGTGGTGGTGTCGCCGGAATATTCATCGGCCTGCCTCAATCCGTTCCCGGCGGCACTTGAGATAGCCTATTCAATTATGACTTCGATGCGCGCGCGTTGCCCGGAGTTTGCGCACAAGAAGTCGATGCTGTTCGTCGCCGGTGAAGAGGCGGGTGGCAACATTGCAGCTGGTTTAGCGCTTATGGCGAGAGATCAAAATCTGACAGAACTCAAGGGTCAGATATTGCTTTCGCCTATGCTCGATCCCTGCCTCGCTACGGCGTCTTTCCGCAAATATTGTCCGGAAAGTGCAGTTCAGTCGATGGCGGATGGCTGGCAGAATTATCTTGGCGAGTGTGCGGGGTTTACGCACCCTTATGCCGCTCCCGCACTTTGTACGCGTCTGGCGGGGCTGGTGCCAACTCTGCTCGTGTCCAGCGCCCAATGCCCGATGCGGGATGAAACGCAGGCTTATGCCGAGCGTCTCCGGCAGGCAGGTGTGAAGGTTCAGTCGCATATTCTGCCCGGAAAAGCCGGGTGGATACCTGAAAATAAAGTGGCGGGTACGGAGTGGTCGCCGCAGGAACACAAACTGATTGACCTGTTTTCCGATTTTTTCCGGCAATCAGGCGCAAAACAAATCGCAGCTTAG